The stretch of DNA CTCGGCGGCCTCGCCGGCCCGGTCCGCGGCGCCGTCCTGCAGGTGCACGGTGGCGAACGAGCCGAGGGCGCCGTGGTGCGCGGTGTAGGGGTCGGTGATGGGCAGCACCACCCGGGAGGCGCCCGGGCCGTACCAGTCGTCCAGCAGGCTCTGCGCGTAGACCACGTTGGGTTCGCCGTCGGCGTCGGACTTGCGGTTCATGCCGTGGTCGGCGGTGATCACCAGCACCGCGCCCAGTTCGTCGATCCGCCGGAAGTAGCCGTCCAGCATGGCGTAGAAGTCGTCGGCGACCGGGGTGCCGGGGGCGTGCTTGTGCTGGATGTAGTCGGTCAGCGAGATGTAGGTGAGGTCGGGGCGGTCGCGCTCCAGGACCTTGGTGCCGGCGGCCATCGCGAACTCGCTCAGCCCGGCGCTGTACACCTCGGGCAGGTCCATGCCGACCAGGTCCAGGACGTCCTCGATGCCGTTGTCGGCGAGGGTGGCGGTGTCGGCCTTCTCCGCGGAGAAGCACACGCCGCGGCCGCGCAGGCCCCGGCCGAGCAGGCGGCGCAGCTTGTCCTTGGCGGTGACCACCGCGACCGAGCGGCCGGCCTCGGCGAAGGCGGCGAACAGGGTGGGGGCGCGCAGCAGCCCCGGGTCGTTCATCATCACCTCTTCGCCGCTGTCCGGGTCGTAGAAGTAGTTTCCGCAGATCCCGTGCACCGCGGGCGGGACGCCGGTGGCGATGGAGAGGTTGTTCGGGTTGGTGAAGGACGGCATGGCGCACTCGGCGTCCAGGAACGCCCCGCCCTTCGCGCGCAGCCCGGCGAGGAACGGCATCCGCCCGGCGGCGATCGCCTTCTCGTGGTAGTCGGGCTCGCTGCCGTCGATGCAGACCACCACCACCGGTGCCTGCGGGGTCCGGTAGTCGCGTCCGTTGACGGTAACGGTCTGCTGGGGCATCGCACACCTTTCCTGCGGAAGCCGTCGGGGGGCGGCCGAGGGGAGAGGGGTGCGCGGGGAGTGCGCCGGTTCCGCTCCGCTGCCGCCGTTTCTGACCTGCGACTTTTCTAACAGCGGAAGTTCGGGTGCGGAACCGGCGAATTCGCTATGCGGCGCATAGCCGCTCGGATATGGGCCGCGCCCGGGGCGCCCGCCCGGGCGCCGCGGGGCGGGGTCAGGCGTTGGGCGGCAGGTCGGTCCCGGCGCCGCGGCGGCGGGCCCGGACCAGGTCGGGACGCCCGTCCGCGCCGCCCGCGCCGTCCTCCTCCGGGCCGGCGCCCAGCACGGTGAACCCGGCGTCGCGGATCATCTCCAGGTCGGCCCTGCCGGGCTGGCCCTCGCTGGTCAGGTAGTCGCCGAGGAAGATCGAGTTGACCACGTGCAGCGCCAGCGCCTGCAGGCTGCGCAGGTGCACCTCGCGCCCGGCGGCCAGCCGCACCTCGGTGTCGGGGAAGAGCAGCCGGGCCGCGGAGAGGATGCGCAGGCAGTGCTGCGGGGTGAGGTCCCACCGCCCGGCCAGCGGGGTCCCCTCGAAGGGGATGAGGAAGTTCACCGGGACCGAGTCGGGGTCCAGTCCGCGCAGGGCCAGCAGCGCGTCGGCGATGTCGCCCGCGGACTCGCCCATGCCGGCGATCAGCCCGGAGCAGGGGGACAGCCCGGCCTGCTTGGCCTTGGCCACGGTGTCCACCCGGTCGTCGAAGGTGTGCGTGCTGCAGATGTCGGCGTAGCGCTCGCCGGAGGTGTTCAGGTTGTGGTTGTAGGCGTCGGCGCCGGCCCGGCGCAGCTCGTCGGCCTGCCCGTCGGAGAGCAGGCCCAGGCAGGCGCAGACCTCCACGCCCGGGTGGTCGGCCTTGATCTTCTCGATGGTGGGCGCCAGCCGCCGGATGTCCCGGTCGGTGGGGCCGCGCCCGCTGGCCACCAGGCAGACCCGGGCGGCGCCGGCCTGCACGCCGCCGGCGACCGCGGCGCGGGTCTGCTCCGGTTTGAGCCAGGTGTAGGTCACGATGTCGGCGGAGGAGCCCAGCCGCTGGGAGCAGTACCCGCAGTCCTCCGGGCACAGCCCGCTCTTCAGGTTCACCAGGTAGTTGAGTTTGACGGTCCGCCCGAAGTGGCGCCGCCGGGGCCGGGAGGCGGCCGCGACCAGGTCGAGCAGTTCGTCGTCGGTGCTGGTGAGCACGGTCAGCAGCTCGCCGCGGGTGAGCGGCTCGCGGCGCAGGGACTTGGCGGCGAGGGGTTCGAAATCGGCCATGGCGATGATCTTTGGGCACGGACGCGCGGCCGCGCACCGGCGGACAGCGCCAAAGAACCCGGCCCCGGTTTGTGCGCCGCAGGTGGGCGGGGGTGTGGAACGCCACGGTCCGCATCCGGCCGCTGTCCCGGGGCGGCTGGGTGGACGTCACCTCGGTGTGGCAGGATGCGGCGGGTGATTCAAGAGTTCCGCACCGCCGTCGGCAACGTGGCAGAAGTCGCCGAAAGCCGCCCCCACGAACTGCGCATGGTCATGGCCGAGGTCTTCCGCGCGGCCCCGCACGTCTCCCGGGAGGTGCGCACCGAGGGGATCGACGCCCTGGCCCGCACCCTGACCGAGCACCGCTGGTCGCCGGGGGTCGCCGTGGAGATCGCGATCCTGTGCGGCGCACTGGTGGAGAACGACACCCCCGCCGGGGCCGCCGGGGTGGAGGTCATGCGCCAGCTCTCCGAGAACGGCAAGGGCGCCGACATGTTCCGGGTCGCCTGGGAGGAGACCGGGCAGAAGCCGCCGGCCCCCGACGACGTCACCGCCGAATCCGAGCGGCCGGTCGCGGAGTACCTGTCCCGGCCGGAGTTCGAGCTCCCCGAGCCGGAGGGGGTCGCGGGCGCCGCGACCATGGCCTGGTGGGTCTCCCAGCGCTACGGCCTGGCGGCCAAGACCATGCTGAACGACGCGGGGGTGCGCGCCGCGCTGCGCGCC from Nocardiopsis composta encodes:
- the phnA gene encoding phosphonoacetate hydrolase → MPQQTVTVNGRDYRTPQAPVVVVCIDGSEPDYHEKAIAAGRMPFLAGLRAKGGAFLDAECAMPSFTNPNNLSIATGVPPAVHGICGNYFYDPDSGEEVMMNDPGLLRAPTLFAAFAEAGRSVAVVTAKDKLRRLLGRGLRGRGVCFSAEKADTATLADNGIEDVLDLVGMDLPEVYSAGLSEFAMAAGTKVLERDRPDLTYISLTDYIQHKHAPGTPVADDFYAMLDGYFRRIDELGAVLVITADHGMNRKSDADGEPNVVYAQSLLDDWYGPGASRVVLPITDPYTAHHGALGSFATVHLQDGAADRAGEAAERLAALPGIERVLDRDRACAEFDLPADRLGELVLLARRDTAIGTAPDRHDLSQLDEPLRSHGGLSEQRVPFIVNRPVTGVPQGHRLRNYDAYWVALGRVAAEAAAPAG
- the bioB gene encoding biotin synthase BioB; translated protein: MADFEPLAAKSLRREPLTRGELLTVLTSTDDELLDLVAAASRPRRRHFGRTVKLNYLVNLKSGLCPEDCGYCSQRLGSSADIVTYTWLKPEQTRAAVAGGVQAGAARVCLVASGRGPTDRDIRRLAPTIEKIKADHPGVEVCACLGLLSDGQADELRRAGADAYNHNLNTSGERYADICSTHTFDDRVDTVAKAKQAGLSPCSGLIAGMGESAGDIADALLALRGLDPDSVPVNFLIPFEGTPLAGRWDLTPQHCLRILSAARLLFPDTEVRLAAGREVHLRSLQALALHVVNSIFLGDYLTSEGQPGRADLEMIRDAGFTVLGAGPEEDGAGGADGRPDLVRARRRGAGTDLPPNA